The Dreissena polymorpha isolate Duluth1 chromosome 10, UMN_Dpol_1.0, whole genome shotgun sequence genome includes a region encoding these proteins:
- the LOC127847643 gene encoding uncharacterized protein LOC127847643, protein MGAKASKRTKAPYAGVQAEAPAVAVGDHLTMESVPEENVDPSTSQEADVLELTAQRGKQTIESVTIDGSYTIVSATMAGARELTTRVIRGKQGIESAVMDGSDDLAAWTEAGALELAAQTTRGRHVIQSCIDVGRADFSAQVNVAKREIRELKTKKDDEHYYLKCKDFHERLIQFYTKRKNTVSVSPLKEGRDKPIWDVFVQPKLSHVTIENDGSRKKTENVVYQYKDLFYRDEKRNSRVFVQGEPGMGKTTFLTKLALDWCDAVSVHNPDHKATFRDVDTLKEFRFLFQISLRDAVDQREVIEMIKTQIIDMIYTGDKREETVKLLPQILERETCIITLDGLNEWVDRLNKCITPLMAECLTNCVSVITTRPWKMVDERIKDSDINTLIEIEGIIDAEELAKKITHSLQTGNVKTHTGFITCVKERQLRHFLASPWRLTLLVNLWMNYDVTGSLCEINCILLDILFKNANASKGYFQNGTSFQCLANTRFIKHQIDIFDALANAAFSLTFSSNKCVVFTERELLNYMTEVQLDFCLRAGVLTKRYSSTIAHHDAHYSFVHETVQEFLAAYHIANSNQDVIERFQTDLKYNVLEMSETIIYLCGLESKKANTLINRLADVKFLNDINHGLSRYVHGFLGQKEILAFQTDNNTERNVLKSEMNSMDYDKRCLALSVLFQRMTIAGYIEAKASGEKEIFLNCTDFTFNANLNESDSNALKMLLLSNKSDVRSLILESNVLQTNEILTVMQHSKHSLERVMMTVTPEINKALYHTSIQEVRYIGKFDVSFVFVFPPLSKLTFLRIDDSTFSEDIVLPDAIQHISFVNCTCTAVFLRRLLVRLSALKHDVQFDLDTVSVTECNTHIFKQELLSSDMKNVILAVTDGNIDLDHLIRCSSIGKLYLDNAACASLASEILQTLYKLTTLYLWGTYTGRCDLKLPASLQCISLQKGECSPEWLCSLLITLSSLDHPVECELWDVVLQSSGDTLGDELNTHVSDFRSEILSNDMSNIEILVENGSKELFEILRDTSIGILDLRTADSASLASKILHTLNKLTKLYLRGTYTGLQKVECSPEWLYSLLITLSSLDHPVQCELRDVVLQSSGDTLEDELRTCVSDLRSEVLSHDMSNVKIIVQNCSKELLEILRDTSIGSLKVITDIS, encoded by the exons ATGGGCGCGAAAGCGTCAAAACGTACGAAGGCGCCGTATGCTGGAGTGCAAGCAGAGGCACCCGCAGTGGCTGTCGGCGACCACTTAACCATGGAGTCTGTTCCGGAGGAGAATGTGGATCCCAGCACAAGTCAAG AGGCAGATGTGCTGGAACTGACAGCACAAAGAGGGAAACAGACAATAGAATCGGTGACAATCGACGGGAGTTACACTATCGTATCAGCTACTATGGCAGGTGCGCGGGAGCTGACAACACGCGTAATAAGAGGGAAACAGGGCATTGAATCGGCCGTAATGGACGGCAGTGACGATCTAGCTGCATGGACTGAGGCAGGTGCACTGGAACTGGCTGCACAAACTACCAGAGGAAGACATGTGATACAATCGTGCATAGATGTCGGAAGAGCCGACTTTTCTGCACAAGTGAACGTTGCCAAAAGGGAAATCAGAGAATTAAAGACAAAGAAGGATGACGAGcattactatttaaaatgtaaag ACTTTCATGAAAGGTTAATACAGTTCTATACGAAACGTAAGAATACTGTGTCAGTTTCACCACTAAAGGAAGGGCGTGACAAACCCATATGGGATGTCTTTGTGCAACCAAAATTGAGCCATGTTACAATAGAAAATGATGGATCTAGAAAGAAAACGGAAAACGTTGTTTATCAATACAAAGACTTATTTTACAGAGATGAAAAGCGCAATAGTCGTGTATTTGTTCAAGGAGAACCCGGCATGGGGAAGACAACATTCCTTACTAAACTGGCGCTTGACTGGTGTGATGCAGTGTCTGTGCACAATCCTGATCACAAGGCTACATTTCGTGACGTCGATACATTGAAGGAGTTTCGGTTTCTCTTTCAAATATCACTAAGAGATGCAGTAGACCAGCGTGAGGTTATAGAGatgatcaaaacacaaataatcgACATGATTTACACCGGTGACAAGCGTGAAGAGACCGTTAAGCTTTTGCCTCAAATCTTGGAACGTGAGACATGCATCATAACTTTGGATGGGCTTAATGAATGGGTTGATCGTTTGAATAAATGCATTACACCTTTGATGGCAGAGTGTCTTACAAATTGTGTATCTGTAATAACAACACGGCCATGGAAAATGGTGGATGAGCGAATTAAAGATTCCGATATTAAtactttaattgaaattgaagGAATAATTGATGCAGAAGAGCTAGCAAAGAAAATAACACACAGTCTTCAGACTGGTAATGTGAAGACACACACTGGTTTCATTACGTGCGTTAAAGAACGTCAATTGAGGCATTTTCTTGCGTCACCCTGGCGGCTTACTCTTTTGGTCAATTTGTGGATGAACTATGATGTGACTGGTTCATTGTGTGAAATCAATTGTATTCTCCTAGACATACTCTTTAAGAATGCAAATGCAAGTAAGGGATATTTTCAAAACGGAACTTCATTTCAGTGTTTAGCGAATACACGTTTTATAAAGCATCAGATTGATATTTTTGATGCGCTTGCAAACGCTGCGTTTAGCTTAACATTTTCGTCGAACAAATGCGTCGTGTTCACCGAACGGGAATTATTGAACTATATGACAGAAGTTCAGTTGGATTTTTGCCTCCGTGCTGGTGTATTAACGAAAAGATACAGCTCCACAATAGCACATCACGATGCACATTATTCATTTGTACACGAGACAGTTCAGGAGTTCCTGGCTGCATATCACATTGCAAATTCAAATCAAGACGTAATAGAACGTTTCCAAACAGACCTAAAGTATAATGTGTTAGAAATGAGCGAGACAATTATTTATCTGTGTGGGTTAGAGAGTAAGAAAGCTAATACGCTGATAAACCGTCTTGCTGACGTAAAGTTCCTTAACGACATAAACCACGGACTGAGCCGTTACGTACACGGATTTCTGGGTCAGAAAGAAATACTGGCTTTTCAGACAGACAATAACACAGAGAGAAACGTTTTAAAATCAGAAATGAACTCAATGGATTATGACAAACGTTGCCTTGCACTATCGGTCTTATTTCAGCGCATGACAATCGCTGGGTACATAGAAGCTAAGGCTAGCGGTGAGAAAGAAATTTTCTTAAATTGTACGGACTTTACATTTAATGCAAATCTTAATGAATCCGATTCAAATGCATTAAAGATGCTTTTATTGTCCAATAAATCAGATGTTCGGTCACTTATTTTAGAAAGTAATGTTCTGCAAACAAACGAAATACTGACAGTCATGCAACATTCCAAACATAGTCTTGAACGTGTAATGATGACAGTGACACCGGAAATAAATAAAGCATTATATCATACGAGCATACAGGAGGTACGTTATATAGGGAAATTTGACGTATCATTTGTCTTTGTATTTCCGCCTCTATCTAAATTAACGTTTTTAAGAATAGATGATTCCACCTTTTCGGAAGACATAGTTCTTCCTGATGCAATACAACACATTTCATTTGTCAACTGTACATGCACTGCTGTGTTCCTACGACGGTTACTAGTGCGCTTATCGGCACTAAAACACGATGTTCAATTCGATTTGGATACTGTGAGTGTAACCGAATGCAACACGCACATATTTAAGCAGGAATTATTGTCCAGTGATATGAAAAATGTCATCCTAGCCGTGACAGATGGAAATATTGATCTTGATCATTTAATACGATGTTCATCTATAGGGAAACTATACCTTGACAATGCTGCTTGTGCCTCATTAGCTTCAGAGATTCTTCAAACGCTCTACAAGCTAACAACGCTCTATTTGtgggggac ctatacgggtcgatgtgatctcaaACTGCCcgcttcattgcagtgtattagtctgcagaAAGGCGAATGTTCacctgagtggctgtgcagcttgttgatcacgctctcttcattagatcatcctgtcgagtgtgagctgtgggatgtcgTATTGCAATCTAGTGGAGACACCCTTGGAGACgaattaaatacacatgtatcggACTTTCGATCTGAAATACTGTCAAATGACATGTCTAATATCGAGATACTGGTGGAAAATGGCAGTAaagaactgtttgaaatattacgtgatacaagtatagggatcctagatCTCAGAACGGCTGATAGTGCCTCATTAGCATCtaagattcttcacacgctcaacaagctaacaAAGCTCTATTTGCGGGGGACCTATACGGGTCTGCAGAAAGTCGAATGTTCACCTGAGTGGTTGtacagcttgttgatcacgctctcttcattagatcatcctgtccaGTGTGAGCTGCGGGATGTCGTATTGCAGTCTAGTGGAGACACCCTTGAAGACGAATTACGTACATGTgtatcggacttgcgatctgaGGTACTCTCACATGACATGTCAAATGTCAAGATAATTGTGCAAAATTGCAGCAAAGAATTGcttgaaatattacgtgatacaagtattggAAGTCTAAAGGTTATCACTGATATATCTTAG